The Paramisgurnus dabryanus chromosome 3, PD_genome_1.1, whole genome shotgun sequence genome includes a window with the following:
- the nme3 gene encoding nucleoside diphosphate kinase 3 encodes MIILFLTLFASVFKTGWTGPNERTFIAVKPDGVQRRLVGDIIRRFERKGFKLIAMKFLQASEEKLRQHYWDLREKPFYSGLVKYMSSGPVVAMVWQGLDVVKTSRKMLGETNPADSLPGTIRGDYCVEVGRNVIHGSDSVESAQREILLWFKEDELLCWEECSEHWIYV; translated from the exons ATGATCATACTTTTCCTAACGCTGTTTGCGAGTGTTTTCAAGACCG GATGGACCGGTCCGAACGAGCGCACGTTTATAGCAGTGAAGCCGGATGGTGTTCAGCGCAGACTGGTGGGTGACATCATCCGCCGCTTTGAACGTAAGGGCTTCAAACTGATAGCCATGAAGTTCCTGCAG GCATCTGAGGAGAAGCTCAGACAGCATTACTGGGATCTGAGGGAGAAACCTTTCTACAGTGGCTTGGTCAAATACATGAGCTCTGGACCTGTTGTAGCTATG GTGTGGCAAGGGTTGGATGTGGTAAAGACGTCCAGAAAGATGCTCGGAGAGACAAACCCTGCAGATTCTTTACCAGGCACTATCAGAGGAGACTATTGTGTGGAAGTGGGCAG GAATGTCATCCATGGCAGCGATTCAGTTGAAAGTGCTCAGAGAGAGATCTTACTATGGTTCAAGGAAGATGAACTATTGTGCTGGGAAGAGTGCAGCGAGCACTGGATCTATGTTTGA
- the mrps34 gene encoding small ribosomal subunit protein mS34: MVKKKRLRLIAEMARKIRAYRELKNRPRDSQRYALDYETMTRPFTGKMLPVLSWPDVRRETRLFTLLSGMRMFGVGRIFTRKSWLDEHTEPCYWKITKVKVDYTAENMDHGKAWGILTFKGKEEPTEREVDKVMYHDWRLVPKYEEEAFKRCEPVPEPPVRYVNYPPLLRAMILAQQAKQLGVAVSAIPEPSLPLKRDVLLSYEYFRSQEEKKKQEGTPV; this comes from the exons ATGGTAAAGAAAAAGCGACTGAGGCTTATAGCCGAGATGGCACGAAAAATCCGGGCCTACCGGGAACTGAAGAATCGGCCACGCGACTCTCAACGCTATGCATTAGACTACGAAACAATGACACGGCCTTTCACTGGTAAAATGCTGCCAGTGCTGTCTTGGCCAGATGTGCGAAGAGAAACCAGACTTTTTACGCTACTTTCTGGCATGCGCATGTTTGGGGTGGGACGGATCTTCACACGCAAGTCATGGCTGGATGAACATACAGAGCCATGTTATTGGAAAATAACAAAAGTCAAGGTGGATTACACAGCAGAA AACATGGACCATGGAAAAGCATGGGGCATTCTAACATTTAAGG GTAAAGAGGAGCCCACAGAACGTGAGGTGGATAAGGTTATGTACCACGACTGGCGTCTGGTGCCCAAATATGAAGAAGAGGCTTTTAAACGCTGTGAACCCGTCCCCGAGCCTCCTGTTCGTTACGTGAATTACCCACCTCTCCTGCGTGCTATGATTCTGGCTCAGCAGGCGAAACAGTTGGGAGTGGCAGTAAGCGCTATCCCAGAGCCCTCTCTACCATTAAAACGAGATGTCCTGCTCAGTTATGAGTATTTCAGGAGTCAGGAAGAGAAGAAGAAGCAGGAGGGCACACCTGTCTGA